The Ornithinibacillus sp. 4-3 region CACTACGTAAAGAACTTCGTGATGCTGGCGTTGAGTATAAAGTTTACAAGAATACATTAACTCGTCGTGCAGTTGCTGATACTGATTTGCAAGGCTTAACTGAAACTTTAACTGGTCCAACAGCTGTTGCTTTCAGTAAAGATGATGTTGTTGCTCCTGCTAAGATTCTTAGCAATTTCGCTAAAGATCACGAAATGTTAGAAATCAAAGGTGGAGTAATTGAAGGAAACGTAGCTACACTTGATCAAATCAA contains the following coding sequences:
- the rplJ gene encoding 50S ribosomal protein L10; its protein translation is MSKVLERKQSIVQEISEKFQESQTAVVVDYRGLSVSEVTALRKELRDAGVEYKVYKNTLTRRAVADTDLQGLTETLTGPTAVAFSKDDVVAPAKILSNFAKDHEMLEIKGGVIEGNVATLDQIKELATLPDHNGLVSMLLSVLQAPIRNLAYAAKAVADQKDEAQEA